Proteins found in one Cinclus cinclus chromosome 8, bCinCin1.1, whole genome shotgun sequence genomic segment:
- the CDC20 gene encoding cell division cycle protein 20 homolog isoform X5: MWLRHTGCRMAACLCQGWQLSLLPAILFSLRSPPSAPEPVTSQDAALLAGVTEDILCFSRSFEDLTCFWDEEETTTGMCHFYYWYSSQDVRLFTQLHLHVLDATTNQTKYWRKLSVEAVGLIAPPVNITARWAGAVGQLCVSWQPPLADFLNFFLYEVQCCPESSPGMPCSTTLNPGGQHPGDSSIQSTVSTHTPRAGAPSPGVGQRLVQANTWVVLQDLQPGVRYHIQVRSKPDGTSMDGVWGPWSQAVAAETPHSSGDIGLCCSTPDLQYVHCEWSWDPADPHSSHQLFYRPPPSRAGIREDAWQQCEKVSRGTQGNHACTFQPKAGSAISVLVNVTRTHKLATLSYFKEPFWLHQAVLTDAPQLVQATVSQGQLSLQWLPPLELLGEQLDYQVRYTMENSHDWKVLQVPRAARKEVLDLRPGTRYYAQVRAQPSGPWFQGSWSAWSKPVVVDAVADAGWLIPSVTVVPLLFSAVLLGLRCTFPSLYSNVKQKLWPPVPDLHRVLGNFLQESGKHGQVRGWGRAAQLPPVAAGRAAPTASTPCPPGQRLRQAAAGGGHPALPAGGAARSAVRGGPAAGARWGPPVQHRHRQPVLPAHERLGAAGSHDRPHPAINTRPSSSTRLGPLSSAPAPIAPAPIAPAPIAPAPIAPAPIAPAPIAPAPPHQELPGPTPQLHAASAPPRSEAQPIALRRAGVAWQRAAVGFEAANRGPVRAPFKMLRRRRGGRAVAAARRRTMAQFLFEADLHGLLKLDTPIPNAPPARWQRKAKESGPGPSPVGVSPMKPANRSHSSSKTPSKTPGKSGSKIQSTPTKAGGDRYIPNRSTMQMEMANFLLTKENDPAEESPTKKEQQKAWAVNLNGFDVEEAKILRLSGKPQNAPEGYQNNLKVLYSQKMTPGSSRKNSRYIPSMPDRILDAPEIRNDYYLNLIDWSSQNFLAVALDNSVYLWNHASGEIIQLLQMEHPDVYISSVSWIKEGNYLAVGTSSAEVQLWDIQQQKRLRNMTSHCARVGTLSWNSYILSSGARTGHIHHHDVRVAEHHVATLAGHTQEVCGLKWSLDGRYLASGGNDNLVNVWPCTQGGGGDFAPVQTFTQHQGAVKAVAWCPWQMNVLATGGGTSDRHIRIWNVCSGACLSTVDAHSQVCSILWSTNYREFISGHGFAQNQLVLWKYPTMTKVAELQGHTARILNLTMSPDGTTVASAAADETLRLWRCFEMDPIKKKEKEKANSAKSSIIHQSIR; the protein is encoded by the exons ATGTGGCTCCGGCACACGGGTTGCAGGATGGCagcctgcctgtgccagggctggcagctctcACTGCTCCCTGCCATCCTGTTCAGCCTCCGCAGCCCACCGTCAGCCCCTGAGCCAGTGACATCCCAAG ATGCTGCACTGCTAGCAGGTGTGACTGAGGACATCCTCTGTTTCTCCCGCTCGTTCGAGGACCTCACTTGTTTCTGGGACGAGGAGGAGACAACAACTGGGATGTGCCACTTCTACTACTGGTACAGCAG CCAGGACGTACGGCTCTTTACCCAGCTCCACCTCCATGTCCTGGATGCCACCACAAACCAGACAAAGTATTGGCGGAAGCTCAGTGTGGAAGCTGTGG GTCTCATTGCTCCCCCAGTGAACATCACAGCCcgctgggctggggctgtggggcagctctgcGTGTCGTGGCAGCCACCACTCGCTGACTTCCTGAACTTCTTCCTCTACGAGGTGCAGTGCTGCCCTGAGAGCTCCCCAGGGATGCCTTGCAGCACCACATTGAATCCCGGTGGGCAGCACCCTGGGGACTCCTCCATCCAGTCAACTGTCAGCACCCACACACCCAGGGCCGGGGCACCCTCCCCGGGAGTGGGGCAG AGGCTGGTCCAGGCTAACACCTGGGTGGTGCTCCAGGACCTGCAGCCAGGGGTGAGGTACCACATCCAGGTGCGCAGCAAGCCTGACGGTACCTCCATGGATGGTGTCTGGGGGCCCTGGTCGCAGGCAGTGGCTGCGGAGACACCCCACTCCTCAG GAGACATCGGGCTGTGCTGCAGTACACCTGACCTGCAGTACGTGCACTGTGAGTGGAGTTGGGACCCTGCAGatccccacagctcccaccaACTCTTCTACCGGCCACCTCCAAGCAGGGCTGGCATAAG GGAAGATGCATGGCAACAGTGTGAGAAGGTgagcagggggacacagggaaacCATGCCTGCACCTTCCAGCCCAaagctggcagtgccatctcTGTCCTGGTGAATGTCACCCGGACCCACAAGCTGGCCACACTCAGCTACTTCAAGGAGCCCTTTTGGCTGCACCAGGCTG TGCTCACAGACGCCCCACAGCTCGTGCAGGCAACAGTGTCACAGGGCCAGCTGAGCCTGCAGTGGCTGCCACCCCTAGAactgctgggagagcagctggacTACCAGGTCCGCTACACCATGGAGAACAGCCATGACTGGAAG GTCCTGCAGGTTCCACGAGCAGCTAGGAAAGAAGTCCTGGACCTGCGGCCAGGCACCCGCTACTATGCCCAGGTGCGGGCCCAGCCCAGTGGGCCATGgttccagggcagctggagtgCCTGGTCCAAACCTGTTGTGGTTGATGCCGTGGCTGATGCAG GCTGGCTCATCCCCAGTGTTACGGTGGTGCCGCTGCTCTTCTCAGCAGTACTCCTGGGGCTGCGGTGCACCTTCCCCTCCCTCTACAG CAACGTGAAGCAGAAGCTCTGGCCGCCCGTTCCTGACCTGCACCGTGTTCTGGGCAACTTCCTCCAGGAGAGCGGCaagcacggccaggtgaggggctggggcagggcgGCTCAGCTCCCCCCGGTGGCAGCTGGAAGGGCAGCCCCTACCGCGTCCACTCCGTGTCCCCCAGGCCAGCGCCTTCGACAAGCAGCCGCCGGAGGAGgccatcctgccctgcctgctggaggtgctgcccGGTCCGCGGTGCGAGGCGGGCCCGCCGCCGGAGCACGCTGGGGGCCGCCTGTCCAGCACCGACATCGCCAACCAGTCCTACCTGCTCATGAGCGGCTGGGAGCCGCGGGGAGCCACGACCGCCCCCACCCCGCCATAAACACACGTCCCTCCTCAAGCACCCGCCTGGGCCCTCTTTCATCGGCCCCGGCCCCGATCGCCCCGGCCCCGATCGCCCCGGCCCCGATCGCCCCGGCCCCGATCGCCCCGGCCCCGATCGCCCCGGCCCCGATCGCCCCGGCCCCGCCTCACCAAGAGCTCCCCGGTCCCACCCCCCAACTGCACGCGGCGAGCGCCCCGCCCCGCTCTGAGGCCCAGCCAATCGCGTTGCGTCGCGCGGGCGTCGCCTGGCAGCGCGCGGCCGTTGGGTTTGAAGCGGCCAACCGGGGCCCCGTCCGCGCGCCGTTTAAAATGCTGCGGCGCAGGCGGGGCGGGCGAgcggtggcggcggcgcggcggag GACCATGGCGCAGTTCCTGTTCGAGGCGGACCTGCACGGGCTGCTGAAGCTGGACACGCCGATCCCGAACGCGCCGCCTGCGCGATGGCAGCGCAAGGCCAAGGAGAGCGGCCCCGGGCCCAGCCCTGTCGGCGTGTCGCCTATGAAGCCGGCTAATcgctcccacagctccagcaagACGCCGTCCAAGACACCCG GTAAATCTGGATCCAAAATTCAGAGCACCCCCACAAAGGCTGGGGGGGATCGCTACATTCCCAACCGCAGCACTATGCAGATGGAGATGGCAAATTTCCTCCTAACCAAAGAGAATGACCCTGCTGAGGAATCCCCTACCAAGAAG GAGCAACAGAAAGCCTGGGCAGTGAATCTGAATGGTTTTGATGTAGAAGAGGCAAAGATCCTCCGCCTCAGTGGAAAACCACAGAATGCTCCAGAAG GCTATCAGAATAACCTGAAAGTGCTCTACAGTCAGAAAATGACACCTGGATCCAGCAGGAAGAATAGCAGATACATTCCTTCAATGCCAGACCGGATCCTGGATGCACCAGAGATCCGCAATGACTACT ATCTGAATCTCATAGACTGGAGCTCACAGAACTTCCTGGCAGTGGCTCTGGACAACTCTGTTTATCTGTGGAATCATGCTTCTGGGGAGATtatccagctgctgcagatggAACATCCAGATGTTTACATTTCCTCTGTGTCATGGATTAAAGAAGGAAACTACCTTGCTGTTGGCACAAGTAGTGCTGAGGTCCAG CTATGGGACATTCAGCAGCAGAAACGTCTCCGAAACATGACCAGCCATTGTGCCCGTGTGGGAACCCTCAGCTGGAACAGCTACATCCTCTCCAG tGGGGCACGGACTGGCCACATCCATCACCATGATGTCCGAGTGGCTGAGCATCATGTGGCCACCCTTGCTGGCCACACACAGGAGGTGTGCGGACTCAAATGGTCTCTAGATGGCCGCTATCTGGCCAGTGGTGGCAATGACAATCTGGTGAATGTCTGGCCATGCACCCAAGGTGGGGGTGGAGACTTTGCTCCTGTACAGACCTTCACTCAGCACCAGGGTGCTGTCAAG GCTGTGGCATGGTGCCCATGGCAGATGAATGTTCTAGCCACTGGAGGTGGCACTAGTGACAGACATATCCGCATCTGGAACGTCTGCTCTGGTGCCTGCCTCAGTACTGTTGATGCCCATTCCCAG GTCTGTTCTATCCTGTGGTCAACAAACTACAGGGAGTTCATTTCAGGCCATGGCTTTGCACAGAATCAGCTGGTTCTATGGAAGTATCCAACAATGACCAAGGTTGCAGAGCTGCAAG gtcATACTGCCAGAATCTTGAACCTGACTATGAGCCCTGATGGTACAACAGTggcctcagcagctgctgatgaAACACTGCGGCTCTGGCGCTGTTTTGAGATGGACCCCataaagaagaaggagaaagagaaggcaaACAGTGCAAAAAGCAGTATTATTCACCAGAGCATCCGTTGA
- the CDC20 gene encoding cell division cycle protein 20 homolog isoform X2: MWLRHTGCRMAACLCQGWQLSLLPAILFSLRSPPSAPEPVTSQGVTEDILCFSRSFEDLTCFWDEEETTTGMCHFYYWYSRDVPTECMVSTWYHGAGRKRHVCIFPSQDVRLFTQLHLHVLDATTNQTKYWRKLSVEAVGLIAPPVNITARWAGAVGQLCVSWQPPLADFLNFFLYEVQCCPESSPGMPCSTTLNPGGQHPGDSSIQSTVSTHTPRAGAPSPGVGQRLVQANTWVVLQDLQPGVRYHIQVRSKPDGTSMDGVWGPWSQAVAAETPHSSGDIGLCCSTPDLQYVHCEWSWDPADPHSSHQLFYRPPPSRAGIREDAWQQCEKVSRGTQGNHACTFQPKAGSAISVLVNVTRTHKLATLSYFKEPFWLHQAVLTDAPQLVQATVSQGQLSLQWLPPLELLGEQLDYQVRYTMENSHDWKVLQVPRAARKEVLDLRPGTRYYAQVRAQPSGPWFQGSWSAWSKPVVVDAVADAGWLIPSVTVVPLLFSAVLLGLRCTFPSLYSNVKQKLWPPVPDLHRVLGNFLQESGKHGQVRGWGRAAQLPPVAAGRAAPTASTPCPPGQRLRQAAAGGGHPALPAGGAARSAVRGGPAAGARWGPPVQHRHRQPVLPAHERLGAAGSHDRPHPAINTRPSSSTRLGPLSSAPAPIAPAPIAPAPIAPAPIAPAPIAPAPIAPAPPHQELPGPTPQLHAASAPPRSEAQPIALRRAGVAWQRAAVGFEAANRGPVRAPFKMLRRRRGGRAVAAARRRTMAQFLFEADLHGLLKLDTPIPNAPPARWQRKAKESGPGPSPVGVSPMKPANRSHSSSKTPSKTPGKSGSKIQSTPTKAGGDRYIPNRSTMQMEMANFLLTKENDPAEESPTKKEQQKAWAVNLNGFDVEEAKILRLSGKPQNAPEGYQNNLKVLYSQKMTPGSSRKNSRYIPSMPDRILDAPEIRNDYYLNLIDWSSQNFLAVALDNSVYLWNHASGEIIQLLQMEHPDVYISSVSWIKEGNYLAVGTSSAEVQLWDIQQQKRLRNMTSHCARVGTLSWNSYILSSGARTGHIHHHDVRVAEHHVATLAGHTQEVCGLKWSLDGRYLASGGNDNLVNVWPCTQGGGGDFAPVQTFTQHQGAVKAVAWCPWQMNVLATGGGTSDRHIRIWNVCSGACLSTVDAHSQVCSILWSTNYREFISGHGFAQNQLVLWKYPTMTKVAELQGHTARILNLTMSPDGTTVASAAADETLRLWRCFEMDPIKKKEKEKANSAKSSIIHQSIR; the protein is encoded by the exons ATGTGGCTCCGGCACACGGGTTGCAGGATGGCagcctgcctgtgccagggctggcagctctcACTGCTCCCTGCCATCCTGTTCAGCCTCCGCAGCCCACCGTCAGCCCCTGAGCCAGTGACATCCCAAG GTGTGACTGAGGACATCCTCTGTTTCTCCCGCTCGTTCGAGGACCTCACTTGTTTCTGGGACGAGGAGGAGACAACAACTGGGATGTGCCACTTCTACTACTGGTACAGCAG GGATGTGCCCACAGAGTGCATGGTCTCCACATGGTACCATGGGGCAGGCAGGAAGCGACATGTCTGCATCTTCCCCAGCCAGGACGTACGGCTCTTTACCCAGCTCCACCTCCATGTCCTGGATGCCACCACAAACCAGACAAAGTATTGGCGGAAGCTCAGTGTGGAAGCTGTGG GTCTCATTGCTCCCCCAGTGAACATCACAGCCcgctgggctggggctgtggggcagctctgcGTGTCGTGGCAGCCACCACTCGCTGACTTCCTGAACTTCTTCCTCTACGAGGTGCAGTGCTGCCCTGAGAGCTCCCCAGGGATGCCTTGCAGCACCACATTGAATCCCGGTGGGCAGCACCCTGGGGACTCCTCCATCCAGTCAACTGTCAGCACCCACACACCCAGGGCCGGGGCACCCTCCCCGGGAGTGGGGCAG AGGCTGGTCCAGGCTAACACCTGGGTGGTGCTCCAGGACCTGCAGCCAGGGGTGAGGTACCACATCCAGGTGCGCAGCAAGCCTGACGGTACCTCCATGGATGGTGTCTGGGGGCCCTGGTCGCAGGCAGTGGCTGCGGAGACACCCCACTCCTCAG GAGACATCGGGCTGTGCTGCAGTACACCTGACCTGCAGTACGTGCACTGTGAGTGGAGTTGGGACCCTGCAGatccccacagctcccaccaACTCTTCTACCGGCCACCTCCAAGCAGGGCTGGCATAAG GGAAGATGCATGGCAACAGTGTGAGAAGGTgagcagggggacacagggaaacCATGCCTGCACCTTCCAGCCCAaagctggcagtgccatctcTGTCCTGGTGAATGTCACCCGGACCCACAAGCTGGCCACACTCAGCTACTTCAAGGAGCCCTTTTGGCTGCACCAGGCTG TGCTCACAGACGCCCCACAGCTCGTGCAGGCAACAGTGTCACAGGGCCAGCTGAGCCTGCAGTGGCTGCCACCCCTAGAactgctgggagagcagctggacTACCAGGTCCGCTACACCATGGAGAACAGCCATGACTGGAAG GTCCTGCAGGTTCCACGAGCAGCTAGGAAAGAAGTCCTGGACCTGCGGCCAGGCACCCGCTACTATGCCCAGGTGCGGGCCCAGCCCAGTGGGCCATGgttccagggcagctggagtgCCTGGTCCAAACCTGTTGTGGTTGATGCCGTGGCTGATGCAG GCTGGCTCATCCCCAGTGTTACGGTGGTGCCGCTGCTCTTCTCAGCAGTACTCCTGGGGCTGCGGTGCACCTTCCCCTCCCTCTACAG CAACGTGAAGCAGAAGCTCTGGCCGCCCGTTCCTGACCTGCACCGTGTTCTGGGCAACTTCCTCCAGGAGAGCGGCaagcacggccaggtgaggggctggggcagggcgGCTCAGCTCCCCCCGGTGGCAGCTGGAAGGGCAGCCCCTACCGCGTCCACTCCGTGTCCCCCAGGCCAGCGCCTTCGACAAGCAGCCGCCGGAGGAGgccatcctgccctgcctgctggaggtgctgcccGGTCCGCGGTGCGAGGCGGGCCCGCCGCCGGAGCACGCTGGGGGCCGCCTGTCCAGCACCGACATCGCCAACCAGTCCTACCTGCTCATGAGCGGCTGGGAGCCGCGGGGAGCCACGACCGCCCCCACCCCGCCATAAACACACGTCCCTCCTCAAGCACCCGCCTGGGCCCTCTTTCATCGGCCCCGGCCCCGATCGCCCCGGCCCCGATCGCCCCGGCCCCGATCGCCCCGGCCCCGATCGCCCCGGCCCCGATCGCCCCGGCCCCGATCGCCCCGGCCCCGCCTCACCAAGAGCTCCCCGGTCCCACCCCCCAACTGCACGCGGCGAGCGCCCCGCCCCGCTCTGAGGCCCAGCCAATCGCGTTGCGTCGCGCGGGCGTCGCCTGGCAGCGCGCGGCCGTTGGGTTTGAAGCGGCCAACCGGGGCCCCGTCCGCGCGCCGTTTAAAATGCTGCGGCGCAGGCGGGGCGGGCGAgcggtggcggcggcgcggcggag GACCATGGCGCAGTTCCTGTTCGAGGCGGACCTGCACGGGCTGCTGAAGCTGGACACGCCGATCCCGAACGCGCCGCCTGCGCGATGGCAGCGCAAGGCCAAGGAGAGCGGCCCCGGGCCCAGCCCTGTCGGCGTGTCGCCTATGAAGCCGGCTAATcgctcccacagctccagcaagACGCCGTCCAAGACACCCG GTAAATCTGGATCCAAAATTCAGAGCACCCCCACAAAGGCTGGGGGGGATCGCTACATTCCCAACCGCAGCACTATGCAGATGGAGATGGCAAATTTCCTCCTAACCAAAGAGAATGACCCTGCTGAGGAATCCCCTACCAAGAAG GAGCAACAGAAAGCCTGGGCAGTGAATCTGAATGGTTTTGATGTAGAAGAGGCAAAGATCCTCCGCCTCAGTGGAAAACCACAGAATGCTCCAGAAG GCTATCAGAATAACCTGAAAGTGCTCTACAGTCAGAAAATGACACCTGGATCCAGCAGGAAGAATAGCAGATACATTCCTTCAATGCCAGACCGGATCCTGGATGCACCAGAGATCCGCAATGACTACT ATCTGAATCTCATAGACTGGAGCTCACAGAACTTCCTGGCAGTGGCTCTGGACAACTCTGTTTATCTGTGGAATCATGCTTCTGGGGAGATtatccagctgctgcagatggAACATCCAGATGTTTACATTTCCTCTGTGTCATGGATTAAAGAAGGAAACTACCTTGCTGTTGGCACAAGTAGTGCTGAGGTCCAG CTATGGGACATTCAGCAGCAGAAACGTCTCCGAAACATGACCAGCCATTGTGCCCGTGTGGGAACCCTCAGCTGGAACAGCTACATCCTCTCCAG tGGGGCACGGACTGGCCACATCCATCACCATGATGTCCGAGTGGCTGAGCATCATGTGGCCACCCTTGCTGGCCACACACAGGAGGTGTGCGGACTCAAATGGTCTCTAGATGGCCGCTATCTGGCCAGTGGTGGCAATGACAATCTGGTGAATGTCTGGCCATGCACCCAAGGTGGGGGTGGAGACTTTGCTCCTGTACAGACCTTCACTCAGCACCAGGGTGCTGTCAAG GCTGTGGCATGGTGCCCATGGCAGATGAATGTTCTAGCCACTGGAGGTGGCACTAGTGACAGACATATCCGCATCTGGAACGTCTGCTCTGGTGCCTGCCTCAGTACTGTTGATGCCCATTCCCAG GTCTGTTCTATCCTGTGGTCAACAAACTACAGGGAGTTCATTTCAGGCCATGGCTTTGCACAGAATCAGCTGGTTCTATGGAAGTATCCAACAATGACCAAGGTTGCAGAGCTGCAAG gtcATACTGCCAGAATCTTGAACCTGACTATGAGCCCTGATGGTACAACAGTggcctcagcagctgctgatgaAACACTGCGGCTCTGGCGCTGTTTTGAGATGGACCCCataaagaagaaggagaaagagaaggcaaACAGTGCAAAAAGCAGTATTATTCACCAGAGCATCCGTTGA